The genomic window CGGACCGCCCGGCGGTGCCGGCGTCGGCCTGCCACGGCCAGGAGACGCGGGCGCGGACCGCGGCCACCAGGGCGGCGGCCGTCGCGCCGGGGATGGCGCGGTCGGTGGGGAGGGCGGCCAGCCAGAGGACGGTGTCGCCGCGGGACTCCGCGCGGGCGGCGAGGGTCAGGGCGAGTTCGGTCTTGCCGACGCCGGCGGGGCCCGTGAGCAGCGCGCGGCCGCGGGTGGTCAGGACCCGTTCGAGGCGGGCGAGGACGTCGGCGCGGCCGACCGGCGCCGGGGATTCGCCCGTGCCGTCGGGGCGCAGGGGGCGGTACGCAGCGGACGTCACGTACCCACCACCACCTTCCGGCGTGCGCGGGCCCCCTGCCCGTTCGAGCAGAGAATACGAACCAGTTCGCGCCAGTCCAGGCCCGGTGTCCGGCATACGGACAGGTCTGGACCGGGACGACGGCGGGGCGCGCCCGCGGCACAAGCCCGCGAACACGCCCCTACCAGCGTGGATTGCCACCATTTGGCCGTCTCAGAAAGTGAGACTCCAGGTGTCGATGTAGCCGGTGTCACCCGAGGCCACGTCGCGGACCCGCAGTGTCCACGTACCGTTGGCGACCTCGTCGGACGTGTCGACCGTGTACGTCGCGAGGACGTTGTCGGCACTGTCGGACCCCGACGAGGCCTTGAGGCCCCGCACGGTGCCGTCGGGGGCGATCAGGTCGATCACCAGGTCGCCGCGCCAGGTGTGCTTGATGTCCACGTCGACCTTGAGGGCGGCGGGGGCGTTGCCGGTGCGGCCGGTGACGGCGATCGCGGACGAGACAGTCGTGTTGTCGCCGATCGCGACGTCCGTCCCGTTGGTGAAGGTCGTGCCGCCGGGAGTGGTGCCGGTGGCGGCGTTCACGGTCTTCGTCGCGTCGGCGATGCCGGCGCCGCAGCCACCCGTGCAGGTGCCCGGCAGCGGACGGGCGTTGGCCTTGATCGCGGACTCGATGTCGGCCGGGGTCAGCGCCGGCTTGGCGGACTCCAGCAGCGCGGCGAGGCCGGCGATGTGCGGGGCGGCCATCGAGGTGCCCTGGTAGGGCTTGTAGTTCTCGGCCGCCTGGGCCGTCGTGCCCGCGTTCAGCGTGGAGAGGATGCCGTTCTCGGGGTCGTGACGGTGCCGGGCGTGTCGGTCGCGCGGCGGGTCTCGCCGCCGGGTGCCGCGATATCGACGATGCTGCCGTAGTTGGAGTAGAAGGAACGGTTCCCCTCGCGGCTGGTCGACGCCACGTTGATGATGTTGGCGCAGTTGGCGGGGGTGAAGCCGGACGCGTTGGCGTTGCTGTTGCCCGCCGCGACGACGACCGTCGTCCCGCGCGAGACGGCACCGTTGATGGCGTTCTGGTACACGCTCGGGCAGGTGGAGCTGGCGCCGCCGAGGCTGAGGTTGATGACCTTCGCCGGGGTCGGGTTCGCCGGGGTGCCCGGAACGCTGCCGCCGGACGCCCAGGTGATCGCGTCGGCGATGTCCGAGGACGAGCCGCCGCACTTGCCGAGGACCCGCACCGGCTGGATCTTCGCGCCGTACGCGATGCCCGCGACGCCCTTGCTGTTGTGGGTCGTCGCGGCGATGGTCCCCGCCACGTGCGTGCCGTGCCAGGAGGAGTTGGACGCCTTCGAGCCGGCGCCGCACTCACCGTCGGTGGCGTTCCAGTCGCCCTCGTCCTTGGCGTCGGCGTCACGGCCGTTGCCGTCGCGCGCGTCCGCGGAGGTGGAGATGAAGTCGTAGCCGGAGACGACGTTGCCGGCCAGGTCCGAGTGGGCGGCGTAGCCCGTGTCGATCACGGCCACGGTGACTCCGCCGCCGGTGGTCTTGTCCCAGGCGCCGGGGACGTTCATGCCGCCGGTGGCCTCGAAGAGGTCCCACTGCTTGGCGTACTCGGTGTCGTTCGGGGTGGCCGCCATCGCGTACGCACGGATGTCGGGCTCCACGGAGGCCACCGAGGAGTCGGCGCGGAAGGCGTCCATGACCTCGGCCAGGTCCTGCTTGGACGCCTCGCCCCCGAGGTCGACGAGGGCGGCGCCGCCCGCGAGCCGGCGCTCGAAGGACAGGCTCTCGCCGGTCTCGCCGCCCTTGGCCGTGGCGTCGTTCTCGGCCGCGGTGTTCGAACTCGCCTCGGCCGACTTGGACTTGTAGGTGACGATGACCTTCTCGACCGGCGAGGCCGGCAGGGCGGTCATCGACTGCGAAGCCGGAGCGGGCTTCGGCGAGGGGCCCGCCGGGGCGGCGGCGAGCGCCACGGCGGAGGTGGCGGCGACACCAAGGATGGTGGCGGTCGCGGCCACGACGGATATGAGTCTCCGTCCGGAACCGTTCAAGGTGTTCCCTTTCACAACGCAGCGGAGCGCGGGCGGGCGGCGCGGGAACCGCGGTCCGCTGTGGGGGTGCGGTCCGTGGTTCCCCGGGTTGGGTACGCCCATGCGCCGCCGCCGGCGCGACGGCCCCCGGTCAAGAGCCGCCGCCGGACGAAACATGGTGTTAACATGCACCTGACAAGGGAATGTCGGAACCGTGAGTCGCCGGTGCGGCAGACAGTAGGGAACCGCGAGGTGAACCCGATACGGGGAAAACCCTTGTCGCCCCGAGAGGCTCCCTGCCGGCCCCTGTCGCGCTTCGGGGCGGTGGGAAAGGGAAGTGGGAAAATGTAAGGAGCTGTTGGCTCCACTTTCCTGGAGGCCGCGATGGATGTCCTGGTACTGATCGGACGGATCCTGTTCGTGCTGGTGTTCCTGCCCTCGGGTGTCCAGCACCTCGTCCAGAGCAAGGCGATGGGAGGGTACGCGGCCTCGAAGGGCATCCCCGCCCCCGTCGCGGCGACCGTCCTGAGCGGCCTGGTGCTCATCGCCGGCGGGCTGAGCGTGCTGCTCGGCATCTGGGCCGACCTCGGTGCGCTGCTGCTCGCCGTCTTCCTCTTCCCGACCGCCGTGCTGATGCACAACTTCTGGAAGGAGAGCGACCCCCAGGCCCGCCAGACGGAGACGATCATGTTCCTGAAGGACGTGGGGCTCGGTGGCGCGGCCCTGATGCTGCTCGCGTTCTTCTCGTACGTCGGCCATGAGCTCGGCCTGACGCTCACCGGTCCGCTCTTCCACATCGGCTGACGCGCCTCGGTCCAGCAGACGCGCCCGCACCCGTACCCCGCAGGGAGCGTCAGGCGAGCTTCCCGACCGCCGTACGCGCCGTCTTGCGGAACCCCTTGACCGGAGCGTCCTCGAAACCGCCCAGAGCGCCCCAGGTCACGACGGTGACGGTACGCCCGTCGCGGCCCACGGCGAACAGGTGGATGTTGCTGCTCCCGGCGCTGTGCGCGACGTGCACCCCGTACACCTGCGCGCCGTCGCCGACCGTCACCCGCCCGTAGTCCCTGCCCTCGGCCGTGATGTCCGGATTCTGCTGCTCGGTCCGCTCCGCGCAGTCGCGCACCGCCCGTGCCCACAGCGCCGCGAGCGAGCGTGCCCGGGCCGGGTCGCGCTCCACGACCGTGGTCTGGGTGGCCGCCGCGTCGAGATCCGTACGGAAGACCCGGTGGCTCGCGATGGACGCCGGGAGCGCCTCCCCGACGCAGAAAGGCAGCGGGTCGGGCACCCCCGCCGTGACAGGCTCCGCGATCCATGGGGACGAGAGATACGGCGGCAGGTCCCCCGGCTCCAGGAACGCGGGGCGTGCCTGCGCGGCCGCCTGCCCTGCGGGCGCGGATTGCGCGGGTACGGGATGTGCGGGCGCGGCCGATGCGGCGGGCGCCGCCGTCGCGGCGATCAGTGCGGACGCGACGGCCAGTGCTGCTGCGGCGGAGTGCATGCGGGTCTCCGTTCCGTGAGGTTGAGGCAACTGTGCCCGGAACCGGGCCTCGTGCCCGGTATCAGTACCGACGCGCCACACGTCCGGCTGGTTGTACTTCAGCAGCCGCCACCGGCCGGATTCAGCCCTGGGGGTGGTGTGCAGTCCGCAGCCGCGGCGCCCGGCCCGCCGCCGGCACCGCCGCACCCTCCCGGCGCAGCTCCCCGGCCAGCTCGCCCGCCCACCGGGTCAGCCCGTCGACGTCGATGCCGTACGGCCGCTCCGCCGCGTACGGCGCGACCGACTCCGAGCCGCGCGCAAGCAGCGCCGCACCGCCCGTCGCGTTGCCCCGAGCGGCGTGCGTGAGCCCCACCGCGAGCTGCGCGAGCCCCCGCCACAGCCCCCGTTCCTCGTCCGGACCGGACTTCCAGGCGTCCTCCAGCACCTCGTGCGCATGGAACGGCATGCCCGAGTCGAGCAGCCGCTGCGCCTCCACCAGCGTCTCGTCGGGCGTACGCACCACACCCTCGGGCTGCCGGGCCACACCCTCCTCCCCGTACGGAAGGGGGCGCCCGAGCCCGTCACGGGGGCGCGCGCTGCGCGCCCGGCCCTCGGCGTCACGGTCCCTCGGCGTGCTGTTCACGCCCCGATTGTCGCCGACCAACACGACGTTGTCAGACCGGCGTCCGCCACCCGAGCCGCCCGGCCGCGCCGTCGCCCCCGGCCCCCACCTGCGGCATCCCCCGTGCGCCGCACGCGCCGAGCGGTCCCGCGCGCCCGGCGCGGCCACGGAGTGCGGTAATGTTCTCCTGCGCGCTCGGCCGGGGCATCGCCCCGACGGTCCGCGCATCGGGACGTGGCGCAGCTTGGTAGCGCACTTGACTGGGGGTCAAGGGGTCGCAGGTTCAAATCCTGTCGTCCCGACTCGAAAGAGTCGCGAATCAGGGGCCGTTTCGGAGCAATCCGAAACGGCCCCTCGATCATTCTCGGGCGGCCCGTCGACCGGCGCGCCGGATCAGTTCCGGCCGGATCAATTCGGGCCGGACCAGTAGGCGTCCGCCCACTGCTCTGCGTCAGGGCTGAACTCGACCTCGATCGTGTCGGCCGCGTCGGGCGGCAGCGAGAAGGCGTACTTGCCGACGGCTTCCTTGCCGGGCAGGACGTAGCCGGTGATGACCTTCTGGCGTCCGCTTCCGTCGATCACCAGCTCCGTGGAAGCCCCGTTGGCGTCGTTGACGTTCGGCAGGCCCGTCTCGACCGACAGCCGCTCGGTGCTGGTGTTGACGACGGTGACCGTCACCTCGACGGCCTTGTTCCCCTTCGCATGGCCGAGTACGAAGTCGTCCGGGACGAAGGGCTGCGGCTTGGCCACCGTGACCTTCAGACCGTTCTTGAACGTGTATGCCTCACCGAAAGGCAGGTGTCTGGCCTTCTCCTCCGCCTTCTCCCTCTCCGCCTCCGCGGCCGCCGACGCCTCCACCGCGTCGGCCTCAGCGCGAGCGTCGTCGGCAACCTTCTTCACGGTCAGCACCGCGAACACCCCACCGCCGACCGCGATCAGCAGACCCGCCACGCCCAGCACCACACCGGTCAGCGCCATCGACCTGTTGGTCGCCAGCCCCTTGCGCGCGTGGCTCAGTCCGACGAGACCGAAGACCACGGCCAGCAGGGCGGGCAGCCAGGACATCCAGAACAGGACGATGACCAGACCGAGGGCCACGCCGACGATGCCGAGCACCAGGGCCGTGACGCCCATGCCATTGCGGGGCTGCGGCCCCGGCATCGGGTGCGACGGCCAGTGCGGAGGGGCCGGCTCCGACGGCCGGGGGCTCCACGGATCCTGGGCGGCCGGCCCCTGGGCGGCCGACTCCTGGTCCGCAGGATTCTGGTCGCCGGGCGGAGCGGGCATGGTCATGTGAAGTCCTTCAAACAGGTCGAATCTGCCGGTTCGATGACACTACCAGCGGCTTTTACCATTTCCTTACCCCTTATCGCGATGTGTTCGGGGTGCGCGGGGACCGCCTCAAGGCCGGGCCTGGGCCAAGGCCGTCGCGGTGAGGTCCTGCGGTGGAGCCGGCGTTGGATCGCACGGCCGCTGCCCCTCATGGGAACTGGCCACCGGCTAAGGGCCGTTGGTGGTGTTGCCGCCGTCGTCCCGGCGGGGGAGGCGCGCTGGGGGCCTTGCTGCAAGGCACCGGTCATGGCGCAGAATCGTCGGCCGATGCCACAGCCTGCGGAAATGGGGGCACGACGTCCGTGTGCTGCTGTCGACGTATGTGGTGTCGACGTATGGGGGAAGCGCGCCGCCCGACTCGTGAGAGGGAAGGCCAAGCAGGGATGAGGACGTGCTCGACAAGAGGTTCGACAGAGTTGGAGGCGCCGGTGATTCGATCGGCCACCGCAGGGCAACGGAACACGACTGCCTCGGAGGTATCGCAGTGATTGAACGGTATGTGCTCGATCTTCAAGAGGTTGACGAGATGCAGGTCGCGGTCGTTGGCGGCAAGGGCGCGCACCTGGGCGGGCTGTCCCGGATCGAAGGCATCCGCGTGCCGGGTGGCTTTTGCGTGACGACGGACGCCTTCCGGCGGATCATGGCGGGAGCGCCGTCGATGGACGATCGGCTCGACCAGCTGTCCCGCTTGAACCCGGACGACCGGGAGGCGATCCGCACGCTCAGCGCGCAGATTCGTCGGACCATCGAAGGGATTGCCATCCCGGGTGATCTCGCGGCGGCGATCACCGGCGCGCTCGCCCAGCGCGGTGAGCAAGCCGCCTACGCCGTCCGATCCAGCGCGACGGCCGAGGACCTGCCGACGGCCTCCTTTGCCGGCCAGCAGGACACGTACCTGAACGTCGTGGGGCCGGCGGCGATCCTCCAGCACGTCAGCCGGTGCTGGGCCTCGCTGTTCACCGAGCGGGCCGTGACCTACCGCCAGCGGAACGGCATCGACCACCGTACGGTCCACATGGCCGTGGTCGTGCAGCACATGGTCTTCCCGCATGCGGCCGGCATCCTGTTCACGGCCGACCCCGTCACGGGCAACCGGAAGGTCGCCACCGTGGACGCCGGCTTCGGCCTCGGCGAGGCCCTGGTCTCCGGACTGGTGAACCCGGACGTCTTCACCGTGCGAGACGGCGAAGGCGTCGCCAAGGCGATCGCCGCCAAACAGCGTGCCGTTCACGCACTGCCGGCCGGCGGTACGCAGGAAGTGGTGATCGACTCGCAGCGGCAGGAGCAGCCGGCGCTGACGGATGCGCAGGTCGTGCGGCTCGTGCAGATCGGGCGGCGGATCGAAGCGCACTTCGGCCGCCCGCAGGACGTCGAATGGTGCCTGGTCGATGATGGCTTCCAGATCGTTCAGAGCAGGCCGATCACGACGCTGTTCCCCGTCCCGGAGACCGGCGACGAGGAGAATCACGTCTACGTCTCCGTTGGCCATGGGCAGATGATGACCGACCCCATGAAGCCCCTGGGGCTCTCCATGTGGCGGCTGACCGCCATGGTGCCGATGCACGAGGCCGGCGGGAGGCTGTTCGTCGACGTCACCCGGCGCCTGGCCTCGCCCGCGAGCCGCGCCGGCCTCCTGGACGTCTTGGGGAGAGGCGATCCGCTGATCAGGGACGCTCTGGAGACCGTCCTCGACCGCGACGATTTCGTCCCATCGCTCCCGGACGCGGGTCCCGGAGGGCCACCGCCCGGCGGTGCGTCCGCCTCCATCGAGACCGATCCGGCCATTGTCACCGAGCTGATCGAGCGCAGCAGGGTGTCCATCGCCGCCCTGGAACGCGGCATCAGGACGAAGACCGGACCGGCGCTTTTCGACTTCCTGCTGGAGGCCTTCGAGGAGCACAAGCGAGTCCTCAGTGATCCGCTGAGCCTTCAGGCGATCATGGCGGGGATGGACGCCACGTGGTGGCTCAACGACAAGCTGCAGGAGTGGCTGGGCGAGAAGAACGCGGCTGACACGCTGACGCTGTCCGCCCCCGACAACATCACGTCGGAGATGGGACTGGCGCTCCTCGACGTCGCCGACGTGATCCGCCCGCAGTCGGAGGTGGTGGCGTTCCTGCAGGGCGTCCAGCACATCGAGTACGCCGAGGAAGCAGCCTTCCTGGACGAGCTGGCGAAGCTCGCGGGCGGCACCGAAGCACGCGATGCCATTGAGGCTTACCTCGACCGGTACGGCATGCGCTGCGTCGGCGAGATCGACATCACGAGGCCACGTTGGCGCGAGCGCCCCACCACGCTCGTGCCTGTGATCCTCGACAACGTCAGGAACTTCGAGCCGGGCGCCGCCGAGCGGCGCTTCGAGGAGGGCCGGCAGAAGGCGCAGAAGAAGGAACAGGACGTGCTGTCACGCTTGCGGGCCCTGCCGGACGGGGACCGGAAAGCCGACGAGGCCAAGCGGATGATCGACCGGGTCAGAACCTTCATCGGGTACCGGGAGTACCCGAAGTACGGCATCGTCAGCCGCTACTTCGTCTACAAGCGGGCCCTGCTGGAGGAGGCCGAGCGCCTCGTGGGGGCCGACGTGCTTCCCGAGAAGGAGGACATCTTCTACCTCACGTTCCAGGAACTCCACGACGTCGTGCGCTCGCACCAGGTGGATGACCAGCTCATCCAGCAGCGTAAGGACGCGTTCCGGGCGTACCACGCGCTCACACCGCCCCGGGTGCTCACATCGGATGGTGAGGCCGTCACCGGGGCGTACCGGCGCGACGACGTGCCGGCCGGCGCCCTGGTCGGCCTAGCGGTTTCCGCCGGGACCATCGAGGGACGGGCCCGCGTCGTCCTTGACATGGCGGAGGCCGATCTCGAAGCGGGCGACATCCTGGTCACGTCCTTCACGGACCCCAGCTGGTCGCCGCTGTTCGTCGGAATCGCGGGCCTGGTGACGGAGGTCGGCGGCCTGATGACCCATGGCGCAGTGATCGCCCGGGAGTACGGCCTGCCGGCCGTCGTGGGCGTGGAGCAGGCCACCCGGCTGATCCGGGACGGGCAGCGGATCCGCGTGCACGGAACCGACGGGTACGTCGAGATCCTGGCTTGACCGAACACCGAGAAGCCCCGTCCACAGCTTCCGACCGAACAACGCCAGGCAGTTGACGACCACGCCACGACCGCAGCCCGCAACACGCATACGCGCACACGCGGACCCGAAGCCCGAGGTCAAGTCGTCACGGGTTCGAGCCGCAGCCGACGGGTCGGCCAGGGCGGTGGCTCCGCCGAGCCGAACCAGACCCGGACGTCTTCCCCGGTGCGGACGGGCAGGCGGGGGTAGTCGTTCTCGGCGTGCTCGGTGCGGTGCAGCGCGTGGCCCGGGCCCAGGTGCCGGGCGGCATACGCGTCGAAGGCGGCCGCGTCGGCCGGATGGCAGACGGTAGCGGCCACCTCACGGGTGCCCGGCTCCGATGTGAAGCCCGGGCCGCGCAGCAGCAGGACGTCGTCGCTGTCGACCATGGTGGCGTTGGCCGCGTCGCGGTGCTCCCGCCAGACCGGGCCGGTGTAGAAGGCCTCCAGTGAGCGCCGACGGTGCGTCATGTCGGGGAACACGCGCAGCCAGACGAAGCGGTCCGGGTCGTCCAGGTCGCGGAATCGGCCGCCGACGGTGATGCCGGCCGCCTGCTGACCGATCACGAACTCGCGCTCGAACAGCTCGATCAGTGTCTCCCGGGCTCCGGGGTGCAGGGTGTACTGCCGGAGTTCGACGATGTTCAT from Streptomyces formicae includes these protein-coding regions:
- a CDS encoding DUF309 domain-containing protein; protein product: MNSTPRDRDAEGRARSARPRDGLGRPLPYGEEGVARQPEGVVRTPDETLVEAQRLLDSGMPFHAHEVLEDAWKSGPDEERGLWRGLAQLAVGLTHAARGNATGGAALLARGSESVAPYAAERPYGIDVDGLTRWAGELAGELRREGAAVPAAGRAPRLRTAHHPQG
- a CDS encoding DUF4190 domain-containing protein codes for the protein MTMPAPPGDQNPADQESAAQGPAAQDPWSPRPSEPAPPHWPSHPMPGPQPRNGMGVTALVLGIVGVALGLVIVLFWMSWLPALLAVVFGLVGLSHARKGLATNRSMALTGVVLGVAGLLIAVGGGVFAVLTVKKVADDARAEADAVEASAAAEAEREKAEEKARHLPFGEAYTFKNGLKVTVAKPQPFVPDDFVLGHAKGNKAVEVTVTVVNTSTERLSVETGLPNVNDANGASTELVIDGSGRQKVITGYVLPGKEAVGKYAFSLPPDAADTIEVEFSPDAEQWADAYWSGPN
- a CDS encoding DoxX family protein; this encodes MDVLVLIGRILFVLVFLPSGVQHLVQSKAMGGYAASKGIPAPVAATVLSGLVLIAGGLSVLLGIWADLGALLLAVFLFPTAVLMHNFWKESDPQARQTETIMFLKDVGLGGAALMLLAFFSYVGHELGLTLTGPLFHIG
- a CDS encoding NIPSNAP family protein — translated: MNIVELRQYTLHPGARETLIELFEREFVIGQQAAGITVGGRFRDLDDPDRFVWLRVFPDMTHRRRSLEAFYTGPVWREHRDAANATMVDSDDVLLLRGPGFTSEPGTREVAATVCHPADAAAFDAYAARHLGPGHALHRTEHAENDYPRLPVRTGEDVRVWFGSAEPPPWPTRRLRLEPVTT
- the rph gene encoding rifamycin-inactivating phosphotransferase, translating into MIERYVLDLQEVDEMQVAVVGGKGAHLGGLSRIEGIRVPGGFCVTTDAFRRIMAGAPSMDDRLDQLSRLNPDDREAIRTLSAQIRRTIEGIAIPGDLAAAITGALAQRGEQAAYAVRSSATAEDLPTASFAGQQDTYLNVVGPAAILQHVSRCWASLFTERAVTYRQRNGIDHRTVHMAVVVQHMVFPHAAGILFTADPVTGNRKVATVDAGFGLGEALVSGLVNPDVFTVRDGEGVAKAIAAKQRAVHALPAGGTQEVVIDSQRQEQPALTDAQVVRLVQIGRRIEAHFGRPQDVEWCLVDDGFQIVQSRPITTLFPVPETGDEENHVYVSVGHGQMMTDPMKPLGLSMWRLTAMVPMHEAGGRLFVDVTRRLASPASRAGLLDVLGRGDPLIRDALETVLDRDDFVPSLPDAGPGGPPPGGASASIETDPAIVTELIERSRVSIAALERGIRTKTGPALFDFLLEAFEEHKRVLSDPLSLQAIMAGMDATWWLNDKLQEWLGEKNAADTLTLSAPDNITSEMGLALLDVADVIRPQSEVVAFLQGVQHIEYAEEAAFLDELAKLAGGTEARDAIEAYLDRYGMRCVGEIDITRPRWRERPTTLVPVILDNVRNFEPGAAERRFEEGRQKAQKKEQDVLSRLRALPDGDRKADEAKRMIDRVRTFIGYREYPKYGIVSRYFVYKRALLEEAERLVGADVLPEKEDIFYLTFQELHDVVRSHQVDDQLIQQRKDAFRAYHALTPPRVLTSDGEAVTGAYRRDDVPAGALVGLAVSAGTIEGRARVVLDMAEADLEAGDILVTSFTDPSWSPLFVGIAGLVTEVGGLMTHGAVIAREYGLPAVVGVEQATRLIRDGQRIRVHGTDGYVEILA